One segment of Vagococcus martis DNA contains the following:
- a CDS encoding ABC transporter ATP-binding protein, producing MKILEVNNVKKTYHTRLVGAKVEALKQINFSVEAGEYVAIMGESGSGKSTLLNLLATLDKPTSGDILLNGKNMNEIKEKEAAAFRREHLGFVFQQFNLLDTFSVQDNILLPLVLAKTPLEEMMSRLDKLAPQLGLNKLLEKYPYELSGGQQQRVAAARSLITQPDILLADEPTGALDSKTSTQLLSLFQEVNKQGQTIVMVTHSVVAASHANRVLFIKDGQVFNQIYRGSQNNDDFLNQISETMTVLLTGEA from the coding sequence ATGAAAATTTTAGAAGTCAATAATGTCAAAAAAACATATCATACACGCTTAGTTGGAGCAAAAGTCGAGGCATTAAAACAAATCAACTTTTCGGTGGAAGCTGGTGAGTATGTTGCTATAATGGGAGAATCTGGTTCTGGTAAAAGTACCTTACTTAATCTATTAGCAACATTAGATAAACCTACTTCAGGTGATATTTTATTAAATGGAAAAAATATGAATGAAATCAAGGAAAAAGAAGCGGCTGCTTTTAGGCGTGAGCATTTAGGGTTTGTCTTTCAACAATTTAATTTACTAGATACTTTTTCAGTTCAAGACAATATTTTATTGCCATTAGTGTTAGCTAAAACACCACTTGAAGAGATGATGTCTAGATTAGATAAGCTAGCACCACAACTTGGATTGAATAAATTGTTGGAAAAATATCCTTATGAATTATCTGGTGGGCAACAACAACGTGTGGCTGCCGCAAGATCATTGATTACACAACCAGATATTTTACTGGCAGATGAGCCGACCGGAGCACTTGACTCGAAAACGTCTACTCAACTTTTATCATTGTTTCAAGAAGTAAACAAACAAGGACAAACAATCGTCATGGTGACACATAGTGTAGTAGCCGCAAGTCATGCGAACCGAGTCTTGTTTATTAAAGATGGTCAAGTATTCAATCAAATATATCGTGGCTCACAAAACAATGATGATTTTTTAAATCAAATCTCTGAAACGATGACAGTTTTGTTAACAGGGGAGGCGTAA
- a CDS encoding sensor histidine kinase, which yields MTQFLKNYIKEKWVIYALFVMMSGMFLATFFLYNLSLTPFMDGLLFVFFILVIWTLVDMKKMYKEHNMLQDIIEQESVDNVLYQQLDIGEDMLNKDYQALLKKVSATNQHLEHQLVKEQQLLLDYYAMWSHQIKTPLAALQVLVETEPESTTKIKNEISTIDGYLSMMLHYLKMTNLEDDLVLKKVELSSVVKKVIKKYRMFFIQKDLSVELVPFQKEIVTDEKWLLFILEQLIFNSIKYTKIGGIKIDMTKDTLTITDSGIGILPQDLPRIFESGYTGFNGRQHQKATGLGLHMSQNIANHLGIILEISSEIGKGTVVGMTFSQFENMYD from the coding sequence ATGACACAGTTTTTAAAAAATTACATTAAGGAAAAATGGGTCATTTATGCGTTGTTTGTTATGATGAGTGGCATGTTTTTGGCGACGTTCTTTTTATATAACTTATCTTTAACTCCTTTTATGGATGGATTATTATTTGTGTTCTTTATTTTAGTGATTTGGACACTGGTTGATATGAAAAAAATGTATAAAGAACACAATATGTTGCAAGATATCATCGAACAAGAATCAGTCGATAATGTGTTGTATCAGCAACTTGATATAGGTGAAGATATGCTAAACAAGGATTATCAAGCATTGTTGAAAAAAGTGAGTGCCACAAACCAACATTTAGAGCATCAGTTAGTCAAAGAACAGCAATTGCTATTGGATTATTATGCTATGTGGAGTCACCAAATAAAGACACCTCTAGCAGCTTTGCAAGTTTTGGTCGAAACAGAACCAGAGTCAACGACCAAAATAAAAAATGAAATTTCAACGATTGATGGCTACTTATCTATGATGCTTCATTATTTAAAAATGACGAACTTAGAAGATGATTTAGTTCTAAAAAAAGTGGAACTCTCAAGTGTCGTCAAAAAAGTAATCAAAAAGTACCGCATGTTCTTTATACAAAAAGATTTGAGTGTGGAGTTAGTTCCATTTCAAAAAGAGATTGTCACAGATGAAAAGTGGTTGTTGTTTATTTTAGAGCAATTAATCTTTAACAGTATCAAATACACGAAAATCGGTGGAATAAAAATTGACATGACAAAAGACACACTGACTATTACTGATAGTGGTATCGGGATTCTTCCACAAGATTTACCACGGATTTTTGAGTCAGGATATACAGGATTTAATGGAAGACAGCATCAAAAAGCCACAGGGTTAGGACTTCATATGAGTCAAAATATCGCAAATCACCTAGGGATAATCTTAGAAATATCATCAGAAATAGGAAAAGGAACAGTGGTTGGTATGACTTTTTCACAGTTTGAAAACATGTATGATTAG
- a CDS encoding response regulator transcription factor, producing the protein MNHKIFIVEDDPVISQGLKTYLSQWGYDCVSVDDFEHVLDEILDNQPDMVLMDISLPYYNGFYWCEQIRQISEIPIIFLSSASDNMNMIMAMNMGADDFIAKPFDFSVLVAKIQALIRRSYQFGNVTSYQNGAYQLLFQDNRVKYKDEVVDISPTECKILSLLFQYKNQVVTKEMIMEKLWEGDDFIDSNTLSVNMTRLRKKLSVIQLDDHIQTVKGKGYLLDGLDR; encoded by the coding sequence ATGAATCACAAAATATTTATTGTAGAAGATGATCCAGTTATTAGTCAGGGATTAAAAACATATTTATCTCAATGGGGATATGACTGTGTGAGTGTGGATGATTTTGAACATGTACTAGATGAAATATTAGATAATCAGCCAGATATGGTATTAATGGATATTTCGTTACCCTATTATAATGGCTTTTACTGGTGTGAACAAATACGACAGATTTCAGAAATTCCGATTATATTTCTCTCATCAGCCAGTGATAATATGAATATGATCATGGCAATGAATATGGGAGCTGATGATTTTATAGCTAAACCATTTGATTTTTCCGTTTTAGTCGCAAAAATTCAAGCATTGATTAGACGAAGTTATCAATTTGGAAATGTGACGTCATATCAAAATGGTGCGTATCAATTATTGTTTCAAGATAATCGAGTAAAATATAAGGATGAGGTGGTTGATATATCGCCGACAGAGTGCAAAATTTTATCTTTATTATTTCAATATAAAAATCAAGTCGTGACTAAAGAGATGATTATGGAAAAACTTTGGGAGGGTGATGATTTTATAGATAGCAACACACTCTCAGTTAATATGACACGTCTAAGAAAGAAATTGTCCGTGATTCAACTTGATGACCATATTCAAACAGTAAAAGGGAAAGGCTACTTGTTAGATGGGTTAGATAGATGA
- the nifJ gene encoding pyruvate:ferredoxin (flavodoxin) oxidoreductase, which produces MTEKITMDGNTAAAYISYAFTELVAVYPITPSSTMAEVVENWSVKHRKNIFGEPVKVVNMQSEAGAAGAVHGSLKAGTLTSTYTASQGLLLMIPNMYKIAGELLPTVFHVASRAVTTNALSIFGDHGDVMAARQTGFCMLAESSVQEVMDLSAVAHLASLEASLPFMNFFDGFRTSHEIQKIDVIPYDTLGGLVNQEALTAFRKRAMNPNHPSVSGSAQNPDIHFQQRETINQYYDRVPDIVQKYMNDINAIRGTNYDLSTYYGDDEATEIIISMGSVAPTVRQTVDYLNSQGRKVGHLNIHLYRPFPTENILQNIPDTVERIAVLDRTKEPGADGEPLLLDIQSAMYRHKNRPIVIGGRYGLGSKDVPPNQIKAIFDHLSGPVDKLLYRFTVGINDDVTHLSLPVGPLLDLTPKDTYQAKFWGFGSDGTVGANKQAIKIIGNHTDLYAQGYFSYDSKKSGGLTTSYLRFGKEPINSPYLIETADFIGCHNGSYIHQYDLLRGLKKGGTFLLNTTWDKERVLRLLPKRLKKELAEKEANFYIIDAISIAQQVGLGRRINQVMSTAFFELNQLMPKDEYIKYLKEEVVASYGKKSQAIVDKNHAAIDLTLSDLVKVDIPSDWLYIEIDKAVVDMTKPKYVREILEPVNAQQGDSLSVKTLIDNNMTDGSVPMGTAAFEKRGIALEVPEWIPEACTMCNECAFICPHAAIRPFLADDDEMEEAPDGFIVREMKGTDGLKYRIQVSLEDCTGCGLCVDVCPAKEKALVMKPYDEQKEEAINWAFAMTLKQKANPVKKKESIKGSQFEQPLMEFSGACSGCGETTYIKLLTQLYGDRMLMANATGCSSIWGASAPATPYTTNTFGQGPAWSNSLFEDNAEFGLGMYLANKTQREGVQHLLEEAIEQQVGTDSLRELMADWIEHKDEGNGSRQRSTKLEAALLEEMDGVELLEDIYRKKDLFVKPSQWIIGGDGWAYDIGFGGIDHCLASGEDVNIFIMDNEVYSNTGGQTSKATPTAAIAKFSSEGKRTPKKDLGLIAMTYGGVYVAQVAINANPTQAIKAIAEAESYPGPSLIIGYVPCINHGIQGGMSHAVEVTKRAVESGYWPLYRYNPELIDKGKEPLKIDYKKANFDNLTEFFNYQTRFSALENVLEDESEVATLLEKSADDAIEKAQTYKRLSGK; this is translated from the coding sequence ATGACAGAAAAAATTACCATGGATGGCAACACAGCTGCGGCTTACATATCTTATGCATTTACTGAATTAGTGGCAGTTTATCCGATAACACCAAGTTCTACAATGGCAGAAGTGGTAGAAAATTGGTCAGTGAAACATCGTAAAAATATTTTTGGTGAACCAGTTAAAGTAGTAAACATGCAATCAGAAGCCGGAGCAGCAGGTGCGGTGCATGGATCTTTAAAAGCTGGAACATTAACATCTACCTATACAGCTTCACAAGGGTTATTACTCATGATACCTAATATGTATAAAATAGCTGGTGAGTTGTTACCTACAGTGTTTCATGTGGCATCTCGGGCGGTTACAACAAATGCATTAAGTATTTTTGGTGATCATGGAGATGTGATGGCAGCAAGACAAACAGGATTTTGCATGTTAGCTGAAAGTTCTGTTCAAGAAGTGATGGATTTGTCTGCTGTGGCTCACCTAGCTTCACTTGAAGCCAGTTTACCATTTATGAATTTTTTTGATGGATTTAGAACAAGTCATGAAATTCAAAAAATAGATGTGATTCCTTATGACACGTTAGGTGGATTAGTGAATCAAGAGGCATTAACAGCTTTTAGAAAACGAGCGATGAACCCAAATCACCCAAGTGTTTCAGGTTCTGCTCAAAACCCAGATATTCATTTTCAACAAAGAGAAACAATCAATCAATATTATGACCGAGTGCCAGACATTGTTCAAAAATATATGAACGACATTAATGCAATTCGTGGTACCAATTATGATTTAAGTACTTACTATGGTGATGACGAGGCGACAGAAATCATTATTTCAATGGGATCAGTTGCACCAACTGTTAGACAAACAGTTGATTACCTAAATTCACAAGGTCGAAAAGTAGGGCATTTAAATATTCATTTGTATCGTCCATTTCCAACTGAAAATATTTTACAAAATATTCCAGATACAGTTGAACGAATTGCTGTTTTAGATAGAACCAAAGAACCTGGAGCAGACGGTGAGCCACTGTTACTTGATATTCAAAGTGCGATGTACCGTCATAAAAATCGTCCAATCGTCATTGGCGGACGATATGGATTAGGTTCTAAAGATGTGCCACCTAACCAAATTAAAGCGATTTTTGATCATTTAAGTGGACCGGTTGATAAATTATTGTATCGTTTTACTGTTGGTATCAATGACGATGTCACGCATTTATCATTACCAGTGGGACCATTGCTTGATTTAACACCAAAAGATACTTACCAAGCAAAATTTTGGGGATTTGGATCTGATGGAACGGTTGGTGCTAATAAACAAGCAATTAAAATCATTGGAAATCACACTGACTTGTATGCACAAGGGTATTTTTCTTATGATTCAAAAAAATCTGGTGGGTTAACGACCTCTTATTTACGTTTTGGAAAAGAACCAATCAATTCCCCTTATTTAATTGAAACAGCAGACTTTATTGGATGTCATAATGGGTCATACATTCATCAATACGATTTGTTGCGTGGGCTTAAAAAAGGTGGGACGTTCCTTTTAAATACAACGTGGGATAAAGAGCGAGTGTTACGCTTATTGCCAAAACGTTTGAAAAAAGAATTAGCTGAAAAAGAAGCAAACTTTTATATCATTGATGCCATATCAATTGCACAACAAGTTGGCTTAGGCCGACGTATTAATCAAGTCATGTCGACAGCGTTTTTTGAGTTGAATCAACTTATGCCAAAAGATGAATACATTAAATATTTAAAAGAAGAAGTCGTAGCAAGTTATGGTAAAAAATCGCAAGCAATTGTGGATAAAAATCATGCAGCCATAGATTTAACACTCTCAGATTTGGTGAAAGTAGACATACCTAGTGATTGGTTATATATTGAAATAGACAAAGCAGTCGTTGATATGACAAAACCAAAATATGTCAGAGAAATATTAGAGCCTGTTAATGCACAACAAGGTGATTCATTGAGTGTTAAAACACTTATTGATAATAATATGACAGATGGTAGTGTACCAATGGGAACAGCAGCTTTTGAAAAACGTGGTATTGCGTTAGAAGTTCCAGAATGGATACCTGAAGCATGTACCATGTGCAATGAGTGCGCGTTTATCTGTCCACATGCTGCGATTCGCCCATTTTTAGCTGATGATGATGAGATGGAAGAAGCACCAGATGGATTTATTGTGCGTGAAATGAAGGGTACCGATGGTTTGAAATATCGTATTCAAGTGTCACTGGAAGATTGTACAGGTTGTGGATTGTGCGTGGACGTTTGTCCGGCAAAAGAAAAAGCATTAGTCATGAAACCTTATGATGAGCAAAAAGAAGAAGCAATCAACTGGGCGTTTGCTATGACATTAAAACAAAAAGCAAATCCAGTGAAGAAAAAAGAGTCCATTAAAGGGTCTCAATTTGAGCAGCCTTTAATGGAGTTTTCAGGTGCGTGTTCTGGTTGTGGTGAAACAACTTATATCAAGCTATTAACGCAACTTTATGGTGATCGTATGTTGATGGCAAACGCTACTGGTTGTTCATCTATTTGGGGTGCATCAGCACCAGCAACCCCTTATACAACCAATACATTTGGACAAGGACCAGCTTGGAGTAACTCTTTATTTGAAGACAATGCTGAGTTTGGTTTGGGGATGTATCTTGCTAACAAAACACAACGAGAGGGCGTACAACATTTACTAGAAGAAGCGATTGAACAGCAAGTTGGAACGGACTCATTAAGAGAATTGATGGCTGATTGGATTGAACATAAGGATGAAGGAAATGGGTCAAGACAACGGTCAACAAAACTTGAAGCAGCTTTGTTAGAAGAGATGGATGGTGTCGAATTGCTCGAAGACATCTATCGTAAAAAAGATTTGTTTGTCAAACCTAGCCAATGGATTATTGGTGGGGATGGTTGGGCATATGATATTGGATTTGGTGGAATTGATCACTGTTTAGCGAGTGGAGAAGATGTGAATATCTTTATCATGGATAATGAAGTCTACTCAAATACTGGAGGACAAACATCAAAAGCAACACCAACTGCGGCGATTGCAAAATTCTCATCTGAAGGTAAGAGAACACCGAAAAAAGATTTAGGTTTAATTGCGATGACATATGGTGGAGTATATGTAGCACAAGTTGCGATAAATGCTAATCCAACACAAGCAATCAAAGCAATAGCAGAAGCCGAAAGTTACCCAGGCCCGTCTCTTATTATAGGGTATGTACCATGCATTAATCATGGGATTCAAGGTGGAATGAGTCACGCTGTTGAAGTAACCAAGCGAGCGGTTGAATCAGGTTACTGGCCACTGTATCGTTATAATCCAGAGTTAATTGATAAAGGAAAAGAACCATTGAAAATAGATTATAAAAAAGCTAATTTTGATAATCTAACAGAATTTTTTAACTATCAAACACGTTTTTCTGCTTTAGAAAATGTGTTAGAAGACGAATCAGAAGTGGCAACACTACTTGAAAAATCAGCAGATGATGCGATTGAAAAAGCACAAACTTATAAGAGGTTATCTGGAAAATAA
- a CDS encoding flavodoxin — protein sequence MALVKIVYASMTGNTEGISEIIEDQFIDAGLEVEREECTDVDPDFFEDADICIVATYTYGDGELPFEMEDFFEDLEDEELEDKLFGVVGSGDTEYGEYFCQSARDFVEQFKKTGATEGAEMVEIENEADGEDTERLQAFVDQLVSKVE from the coding sequence ATGGCGTTAGTAAAAATCGTTTATGCAAGCATGACTGGAAATACAGAAGGAATTTCTGAAATTATAGAAGATCAATTCATCGATGCTGGACTTGAAGTTGAACGTGAAGAATGTACCGATGTTGATCCAGACTTTTTTGAGGATGCAGATATTTGTATCGTCGCAACTTATACATATGGTGATGGGGAATTACCATTTGAGATGGAAGATTTCTTTGAGGACTTAGAAGATGAAGAGTTAGAAGATAAATTATTTGGTGTTGTCGGCTCTGGAGACACTGAGTATGGTGAATATTTTTGCCAGTCAGCACGAGATTTTGTGGAACAATTTAAAAAGACTGGTGCAACAGAAGGTGCTGAGATGGTTGAGATTGAAAATGAAGCAGACGGAGAAGATACAGAACGTCTTCAAGCATTTGTTGATCAATTAGTTAGTAAAGTGGAGTAG
- the yihA gene encoding ribosome biogenesis GTP-binding protein YihA/YsxC, whose product MNVNHADIVISAVQPEQYPKTNLPEIALAGRSNVGKSSFINTLVNRKNLARTSGKPGKTQTLNFYIIEDCLHFVDVPGYGYAKVSKTERAKWGQMIETYLTEREQLRAVVSLIDMRHAPSAEDVQMYEFLKYYNIPVIVVATKCDKIPRGKWNKHESMIKKKLNFDPSDDFIVFSSETKEGKDKAWKAIESYMD is encoded by the coding sequence ATGAATGTAAATCATGCAGATATCGTTATTAGTGCTGTTCAACCAGAGCAGTACCCGAAAACAAACTTACCAGAAATTGCCTTAGCAGGTCGATCTAATGTAGGAAAATCATCATTTATCAACACATTAGTTAATCGTAAAAATTTAGCAAGAACATCTGGTAAACCAGGAAAAACGCAAACACTTAATTTTTATATTATTGAAGATTGTTTACATTTTGTTGATGTCCCAGGTTATGGTTATGCAAAAGTTTCAAAAACTGAACGAGCTAAATGGGGACAAATGATTGAAACATATTTAACTGAAAGAGAACAGTTGAGAGCAGTTGTGTCACTCATTGATATGCGTCATGCACCATCTGCTGAAGATGTTCAAATGTATGAATTCTTAAAATACTACAATATTCCAGTCATTGTAGTGGCAACAAAATGTGATAAAATTCCAAGAGGTAAATGGAATAAGCATGAGTCAATGATCAAGAAAAAACTTAATTTTGACCCATCAGATGATTTTATTGTCTTTTCTTCTGAAACAAAAGAAGGAAAAGACAAAGCGTGGAAAGCAATAGAAAGTTATATGGATTAA
- a CDS encoding HAD family hydrolase: protein MTVVVFDVDDTLYDQFVPFELAMTHSFQDKPWIKDMDLSNLYLLFRHHSDEMFPATVSGELSLEDMRVYRIQKALKDLGFEATDRKCQLFQDRYFYEQNRITVHPEMVDLLLILKERRILTGILTNGPTDHQQLKLDQLNVSTWIDSNTHHISESIGYSKPDAKAFQVVANSYPESTEFLYIGDSYDNDVIGAKNAGWQVIWLNKYNKKLTQEMVKPDVEVTSYKDLAVNVLDLLQEE, encoded by the coding sequence ATGACTGTCGTTGTGTTTGATGTGGACGATACACTATATGACCAATTTGTGCCATTTGAGTTGGCCATGACACATAGCTTTCAAGATAAACCTTGGATAAAGGATATGGACTTATCAAATTTGTATTTGTTGTTTCGTCATCATAGTGATGAGATGTTTCCAGCTACTGTTTCTGGAGAATTATCATTAGAAGACATGCGAGTGTATCGTATTCAAAAAGCTTTAAAAGATTTAGGTTTTGAGGCAACAGATAGAAAATGCCAATTATTCCAAGATAGGTATTTTTATGAGCAAAATCGAATCACTGTGCATCCAGAGATGGTTGACTTATTATTGATTCTAAAAGAACGCCGAATTTTAACAGGAATCTTGACTAATGGACCGACTGATCATCAACAACTTAAACTAGATCAATTAAATGTATCGACTTGGATTGACAGTAACACTCATCATATTTCAGAAAGTATTGGTTACAGTAAGCCAGATGCAAAAGCCTTTCAAGTTGTGGCGAATAGCTATCCTGAATCAACTGAGTTTTTATATATTGGGGATTCTTATGACAATGATGTGATTGGTGCAAAAAATGCTGGATGGCAAGTCATTTGGTTAAATAAATACAATAAAAAACTAACACAAGAGATGGTGAAACCAGACGTTGAAGTGACGTCTTATAAAGACCTCGCAGTCAACGTGTTAGATTTATTACAAGAGGAGTAA
- a CDS encoding glycerophosphoryl diester phosphodiesterase membrane domain-containing protein, with protein sequence MYKIKNSIKKSLEFIKDGVRSSKSVILANVIILFIITPLMVTLTRFILRMGDIPYLSYDTVGLIVFHHPIVLCLLIMMLFLLVFTIYFEYTFLLLTMYFIKNKVAISLRQLARETILQMKKLKVSNFLFFLCYFILFSPLGAIRFHSDLLSKFKIPVFIVDFIFENRVIFVVLFILAYVSLIVVAIRLMFTLPLMILKDYTFKEASKISWQQTKKHFKSIVLQFVFVMGTIAVIALVVNSLVIGIQELADTYYQHESFYVAIFLLTLLQFNWVFNLVLTTIGIFFITISNMNKLGYLPDIKEIFSSVNQTTYRKISWPQKVMLTLGGVWLVISVLSYNYLFLTQPSIHRPLTISHRGVDNGNHVQNSIEALEMTSKDTRPNFIEMDVQETKDKEFIVMHDFKLNHLIQQKGRPNEFTLKELQQMTAKENGKEAKLVSFDDYLKRAQELDQKLLIEIKATKQDSPDMIDRFIQKYYSIIKEEGHEIQSLSFDVVKELKEKKPDLYVGYIMPFTLAGTPEGEMDFYSVEYTTLTKNLVQTMHNQDKKVYVWTLNDTDTINRMIFYGVDGVITDNMTLLNSVLSRDIKATTYADKLLYFLIGMG encoded by the coding sequence ATGTACAAAATAAAAAATAGTATAAAAAAATCACTCGAATTCATTAAAGATGGGGTACGTTCGTCTAAAAGTGTTATATTAGCCAATGTCATCATATTATTTATCATAACACCTTTGATGGTCACTTTAACTCGTTTTATATTAAGAATGGGAGATATTCCCTATCTGTCTTATGATACAGTTGGTTTAATTGTGTTTCATCATCCTATTGTTCTATGTTTACTTATTATGATGTTGTTTTTACTAGTATTTACCATTTATTTTGAGTACACCTTTTTATTGTTGACGATGTATTTTATAAAAAATAAAGTCGCAATTTCGCTACGTCAATTGGCGAGAGAAACAATTTTACAGATGAAAAAATTAAAAGTAAGTAATTTTTTATTCTTCTTATGCTACTTTATTCTATTCAGTCCATTGGGGGCTATTAGATTTCATTCAGATTTGTTATCAAAGTTTAAAATTCCAGTTTTTATTGTTGATTTTATCTTTGAAAACCGTGTCATTTTCGTCGTTCTGTTTATATTAGCGTATGTCAGTTTAATTGTGGTCGCGATTCGTTTGATGTTTACATTGCCTTTGATGATTTTAAAAGATTATACATTTAAAGAAGCAAGTAAAATCAGTTGGCAACAAACTAAAAAACATTTCAAATCAATTGTATTGCAGTTTGTTTTTGTAATGGGAACTATTGCAGTGATAGCTTTAGTAGTAAATAGTTTAGTGATTGGTATACAAGAGTTAGCCGATACATATTACCAACATGAGAGTTTCTATGTCGCAATTTTCTTATTGACCTTGTTGCAGTTTAATTGGGTATTTAATCTAGTTTTAACAACGATTGGGATTTTCTTTATTACGATTTCTAATATGAATAAACTAGGCTATTTACCTGATATCAAAGAAATTTTCTCATCAGTTAATCAAACAACTTATAGAAAAATTAGTTGGCCACAAAAAGTGATGTTGACTTTGGGTGGAGTGTGGCTAGTGATCAGTGTTTTATCTTATAATTATTTGTTTTTAACACAGCCAAGTATTCATCGTCCACTAACTATTTCTCATCGTGGTGTAGATAATGGTAATCATGTTCAAAATTCTATCGAAGCTCTTGAAATGACGAGTAAAGACACACGTCCTAATTTTATCGAAATGGATGTACAGGAGACTAAAGACAAAGAGTTTATTGTCATGCATGATTTTAAACTCAATCATTTAATCCAACAAAAAGGACGGCCAAATGAGTTTACGTTAAAAGAACTTCAACAAATGACGGCTAAAGAAAATGGAAAAGAAGCGAAACTGGTATCGTTTGATGATTATTTAAAACGAGCGCAAGAACTCGATCAAAAGCTATTAATTGAAATTAAGGCAACGAAACAAGATAGTCCAGATATGATTGATCGATTTATTCAAAAGTACTATTCAATCATTAAAGAAGAAGGCCATGAAATTCAGTCATTGTCATTTGATGTAGTGAAAGAACTAAAAGAGAAAAAACCAGATTTATATGTAGGTTATATTATGCCATTTACTCTTGCAGGGACACCTGAAGGAGAGATGGATTTTTACTCGGTAGAATACACGACACTCACAAAAAACCTTGTTCAAACGATGCATAACCAAGACAAGAAGGTTTATGTTTGGACGCTAAATGATACAGATACCATTAATCGCATGATTTTTTATGGAGTTGATGGCGTGATTACAGATAATATGACGTTGTTAAACAGTGTATTGTCACGAGATATAAAAGCAACGACTTATGCAGATAAACTATTATACTTCTTAATTGGTATGGGATAA
- a CDS encoding carbonic anhydrase family protein, with protein sequence MKHFEAPILDWNYATQQDWCCEHSLSQSPIDIETATLEPMMDTGKIQLTYSRTVDAVFDTGSAIQGIATGTANINNRFFNLQQFHFHTHSEHKVDGKTCDAELHFVHEAQNGRLAVLGVFLVEGRHNETLQTLLDAVNTNQSIHNVYLYDLLPRISDYYHYLGSLTTPPLTENVEWYLFKETVEISHKQLQILRNYHANNCRHTQPLNGRKVLFKSFNKKS encoded by the coding sequence ATGAAACATTTTGAAGCCCCGATACTTGATTGGAATTATGCAACGCAACAGGACTGGTGTTGTGAACATTCTTTATCACAATCTCCCATTGATATAGAGACTGCTACACTAGAACCAATGATGGATACTGGAAAAATCCAACTGACTTATTCTCGAACTGTTGATGCTGTTTTTGATACTGGATCAGCCATTCAAGGCATTGCAACTGGAACAGCAAATATCAATAATCGTTTTTTCAATTTACAACAATTTCATTTTCACACTCACAGTGAGCATAAAGTTGATGGAAAAACGTGTGATGCAGAACTTCATTTTGTTCATGAAGCTCAAAATGGTCGTCTAGCAGTTTTAGGGGTATTTTTAGTTGAAGGTCGTCATAACGAGACATTGCAAACTCTACTTGATGCTGTTAATACAAATCAATCGATTCACAATGTGTATCTATATGATTTACTACCAAGGATTTCTGATTACTATCACTATCTTGGTTCTTTAACAACCCCACCACTAACAGAAAATGTAGAATGGTACTTATTTAAAGAAACAGTTGAAATATCACATAAACAACTTCAAATACTAAGAAACTATCATGCAAACAATTGTCGTCATACTCAACCTCTTAATGGACGAAAAGTTTTATTTAAATCATTCAACAAAAAATCCTAA